DNA from Colletotrichum higginsianum IMI 349063 chromosome 7 map unlocalized unitig_7, whole genome shotgun sequence:
TATCGCACAAGTTTCACACACCAAGTCGCACTTCTTCTGTTAAATATTAGTTAGTACTTACTGTATATACACATCTACTCTCATGGACCGTCTTTCTGCACACAACACAACATTCGGGGGAAGCCAGTGGATACACTAAAGACATTCCGGGAAGATAAATTTGGAACATGATTCATATCTTGGTACCCTCCGACCAACAGGCTTGGAACCAACTACGCAATATCCGTGGTATCTACAAGTTTACATGTCACCCATCTTCCTAGGCGGCACCTTGGCCACAAAGAGACGGTCGATCTCGTCAAAGGTCTTGCCCTTGAGCTCGGGGATATAGAAGAAGCTCCCGATGGTCCCGATGAAGGCCAGACCGCCAAAGATGAAGCCGACCTTGCCCCTGAGGTCCCCCTCGTCGGGGTTGACCATGTAGGGGATGGCAAAGTTCATGGCCAGACCGCACATGGCCTGGGTGGCTGTGGCCAGGGCCATGGTCTTTGCGCGAAGCACCGTGCTGGAAGCCTCTCCGAGGATGACGAAGGCCATGGCGCCGATGGTCAGGAAGTAGACAAAGGCGCAGATGACGGTCGAGGCGGCCTGCACCCacttggcggcgttggtCGGGACGACGTCCATGATGCCGATGAGGAGCAGCAGGCACGTCAGGGAGGCCATGCCGGAGAGGAAGATCTTGCGGCGGCCAAAGGACTCGACGACGAACCAGCTGACCATGTTGCCGAGCACGCCGCAGGCggtgacgccgacgccgaggtcgaaggaCTTGGCGACGTCGAACTTGGCGAGCTGGAAGAAGTAGGTCGAGtagccgaggaggaagacgatgccgacgaggtGCTGGCAGAGGAAGACGCCGGTGGATATGCCGGTGCGGAGCAGGTTGGTGCCGCGGAAGCAGTCGATGAAGCCCAGCTCGTGCGTCTGCTGGGtgttctcctcctcgatggtggcgacgatgccggccagCCTCGAGGTGACGTCGTAGTCGGCGCCGTACAGCCGGCGGAGGGCCTTGgtggcgtcctcgagcttgcCCCTGCGGGCGAGGTACCAGGGGGTCTCGGGGGCgaaggggaggaagacggcgaggaagaggacgaagaagagctgGGTGGCGAAGGGGCCGCGGTAGGCCCAGCGGTCGGGGCGCTCGCCAAaggccttgacgacggcgttggagaggagctggccgacggcgatgccgaggttgacgccggcggtggcgtaGCCGCGCAGGGCGACGGGGGCCAGCTCGCTGGTGGCGAGGGGCGCGAGGGTCAGGTagaagccgaggccgaggccgaggaccagcttggagaggaggaaggccACGCGGGTGTCGGAGAGCATCTCGCCGAcgcagccgccggcgcagacggcgacgccaacGAGGAGGGACTTCTTGCGGCCGATGCGGTCGGCGAGCCAACTGCAGGCAAAGCCGCCGAAGAACTGGCCGACGGTGCTGATGATGTTGAAGGCCGACTGCCAGTCGGCGGGGAGGATcgcttcgccgtcgaggacgtatCTGCGGGGGGAGTATACTCCGTCAGCGGGTTGTCTTTAcgtgtcgtgtcgtgttGTATCGACCATGGATCGATCAAGGGGGACAGGGACGTTGCTGTGTGTTGCTGTAGTCATCCATCACGTACCCAAAGTCTCGTCGGAAGGACACCACGGCGATCATGGCACCGTTGATCTGAGCGTCGAAGCCCCTTGAAGCCCAGGATTGTcagcccatcatcatcatcatcgtcatcagACCAC
Protein-coding regions in this window:
- a CDS encoding Maltose permease, coding for MADKNDVSDHLEASVSHHDAKGAAMATTNQQEHDLTVREIFKNHKAIVWWCFYWAMAAIGWGFDAQINGAMIAVVSFRRDFGYVLDGEAILPADWQSAFNIISTVGQFFGGFACSWLADRIGRKKSLLVGVAVCAGGCVGEMLSDTRVAFLLSKLVLGLGLGFYLTLAPLATSELAPVALRGYATAGVNLGIAVGQLLSNAVVKAFGERPDRWAYRGPFATQLFFVLFLAVFLPFAPETPWYLARRGKLEDATKALRRLYGADYDVTSRLAGIVATIEEENTQQTHELGFIDCFRGTNLLRTGISTGVFLCQHLVGIVFLLGYSTYFFQLAKFDVAKSFDLGVGVTACGVLGNMVSWFVVESFGRRKIFLSGMASLTCLLLLIGIMDVVPTNAAKWVQAASTVICAFVYFLTIGAMAFVILGEASSTVLRAKTMALATATQAMCGLAMNFAIPYMVNPDEGDLRGKVGFIFGGLAFIGTIGSFFYIPELKGKTFDEIDRLFVAKVPPRKMGDM